One window from the genome of Amaranthus tricolor cultivar Red isolate AtriRed21 chromosome 9, ASM2621246v1, whole genome shotgun sequence encodes:
- the LOC130824235 gene encoding 60S ribosomal protein L15-2-like translates to MGAYAYMQELWRRKQSDVLRFTQRVRCWEYRQLPSIVRVTHPTRPDKARRLGYKAKQGFVIYRVRVRRGGRKRPVPKGIVYGKPTNQGVTQLKFQRSKRSVAEERAGRKLGGLRVLNSYWINEDSTYKYFEVILVDAAHNAIRNDPRVNWICNPVHKHRELRGLTSAGKKFRGLRGKGHRNHKARPSRRATWKRNQTVSLRRYR, encoded by the exons ATGG GGGCATATGCTTATATGCAAGAGTTATGGAGGAGGAAACAATCAGATGTGCTAAGGTTCACCCAAAGAGTTAGGTGCTGGGAATATCGTCAACTTCCTTCCATTGTTCGTGTTACTCATCCTACTCGCCCCGATAAAGCTCGCCGCCTTGGTTACAAGGCCAAACAG GGCTTTGTCATTTACCGTGTCCGTGTCAGGAGAGGTGGACGTAAAAGGCCAGTTCCAAAGGGTATTGTCTATGGTAAGCCTACAAACCAGGGTGTTACTCAGCTGAAATTCCAGCGTAGCAAGAGGTCAGTTGCTGAAGAGCGTGCTGGGCGCAAGTTGGGTGGCCTCAGAGTTTTAAATTCATACTGGATCAATGAG GATTCTACATACAAATATTTTGAGGTAATCCTTGTCGACGCAGCTCACAATGCCATCCGTAATGACCCAAGGGTCAACTGGATCTGCAATCCAGTACATAAACACAGAGAGCTTCGTGGTCTCACATCTGCTGGAAAGAAGTTCAGAGGTCTTCGTGGAAAGGGTCACCGCAACCACAAAGCAAGGCCCTCTCGCCGTGCAACCTGGAAGAGGAACCAGACTGTCTCCTTGCGCCGTTACCGATGA